The Stigmatopora argus isolate UIUO_Sarg chromosome 23, RoL_Sarg_1.0, whole genome shotgun sequence genome contains a region encoding:
- the lrtm2a gene encoding leucine-rich repeat and transmembrane domain-containing protein 2 has translation MPPNSHSAGGVGPPSLGTVLICLLVALFRPVRPCPPPCLCSSDGTTVDCGGGALTSLPPLRLLPAGSRVLLLPNNKLASLGAWTFVNLSSLEELDLSNNYLDHLPAGLFRDMGNLTKLSLHNNSLTVMDRDLFQGLGGLRSLDLSLNGLASVPLGLLDELHSLRWLSLAGNRLVGLERAAFEPLAHLQHLELGHNPWECDCNLREFKHWMEWLLYRGGKVDAMECTLPKDLRGRDIRGVPVEMFNYCLQMEDENGGGGGVDGARGAPPCSRGGISPSGSPPVPAGGDPLGLMPPLQTQGEGGEAPADCVRARYRPVSVRRAIGTVVIAGVVCGIVCIMMVAAAAYGCIYASLMAKYQRELKKRQPLMGDAEADADDREEKQISSVA, from the exons ATGCCCCCCAACAGCCACTCCGCAGGGGGCGTCGGGCCGCCCTCCCTCGGAACCG TCTTAATCTGCCTGTTGGTGGCGCTGTTCCGGCCAGTCCGCCCCTGCCCTCCACCTTGTCTCTGTTCCTCCGACGGCACGACGGTGGACTGCGGGGGTGGCGCCCTCACCTCCCTGCCTCCCTTGCGCCTCCTGCCCGCGGGGAGTCGCGTCCTCCTGCTGCCCAACAACAAGTTGGCCTCGCTGGGAGCGTGGACCTTCGTTAACCTTTCCTCCCTAGAG GAACTGGATCTATCCAACAACTACCTTGACCATTTACCGGCTGGGTTATTCCGAGACATGGGCAATCTGACCAAACTGAGCCTGCACAACAACTCTCTGACAGTAATGGACAGAGATCTTTTCCAG GGTTTAGGGGGTCTTCGGAGTCTGGACCTTTCGCTCAACGGCTTGGCATCTGTTCCTTTGGGGCTTTTGGATGAGCTACACAGTCTAag GTGGCTGTCCCTGGCCGGTAACAGGCTGGTCGGCTTGGAGCGGGCGGCGTTTGAGCCCCTGGCCCACCTCCAACACCTGGAACTGGGACACAACCCCTGGGAGTGCGACTGCAACCTGCGCGAGTTCAAACACTGGATGGAGTGGCTATTGTACCGAG GCGGAAAGGTGGACGCGATGGAGTGCACGCTACCCAAAGATCTGCGGGGGCGGGACATCCGCGGCGTTCCCGTGGAAATGTTCAACTACTGCCTCCAGATGGAGGACGAAAACGGGGGAGGAGGAGGCGTCGACGGAGCCCGAGGAGCTCCTCCCTGCAGCAGGGGCGGCATCAGCCCTAGCGGATCGCCGCCGGTCCCTGCCGGCGGCGATCCGCTAGGGCTGATGCCGCCTCTTCAAACGCAGGGGGAGGGGGGCGAGGCGCCGGCGGATTGCGTGCGCGCCCGCTACCGGCCGGTGAGCGTACGGCGCGCCATCGGCACGGTGGTGATCGCCGGCGTGGTGTGCGGCATCGTCTGTATCATGATGGTGGCCGCCGCCGCGTACGGCTGCATCTACGCCTCGCTGATGGCCAAGTACCAGAGGGAACTGAAGAAAAGGCAGCCGCTCATGGGAGACGCCGAGGCGGACGCGGACGATCGCGAGGAAAAACAGATCTCCTCGGTGGCGTAA